One bacterium genomic window, CCGGGGGCCGGGGAGACGGCGCCCGGACCGCCCCTGTCCGCATTCCCGCCGCCCTCGCCCATGTTCCCGCCGCCCTCGCCCATGGTCCCGCCGCCCTTGGCGGTCTGCGACGACATCGCGCTGCCCTGGGGGTCGTTGCGCCTGCGCGCGGGCGGCAGCGACGGCGGCCACCGTGGTCTGGAGTCGCTGGGGCGGGCCCTCGGCGGCACGCGGTTCCCCCGGCTGCGGCTGGGCGTGGACGGCAGCGAAACGGGCATCCCGCCGCCGGAATGGGCGGATTACGTCCTCGCGGAGTTCAGCGCCGCGGAACGGGCCGCCGCCGAGGATCTGGTCCAGGACGCCTGCGAGGTCCTGTTGACCTGGCTGGAGCACGGGCTCGAGACCGCCGCCGGCCGTCACAACCGCCGGGGCGGTCGCGCCTGATCCCGCTGCGCGCTTTCACGGGCTTGCGTCGGGGGGGCGGAGCGGTTATCATTGGCGGCCGGTCGTTTCGGCGACCGACGGCGTCCTTGCCCGCAGGCCGGGATCCGGACGCCACAGCACAGGGCGCGGCCAGTCCGCGCGATCCAACCCTGCCCGGAACACCGCCTCGGACCGGTTCCCGGTCCCCGGCGGAGCGATTTCGGGCCGTCAGTCCGAGGGGAGGTCCAAGCGTTGAAGAAGTATGAGATCATCTTCGTGTTGCAGGCCGACGAGCCCGAGGTCGAGCTCGAGGCGCGCGTGGCGAAGGTCCAGGCGTTCGTCGAGCAGCACGGGGGCGTCATCACCGAGCGCAACCACTGGGGCGTGCGCCAGCTGGCCTACCAGATCCAGCACGAGACCCGCGGGAACTACATGCACCTGCGGTTCCGGTGCGGCGGCGACGCCATCGCGCCGATGGACACGGAGTTCCGGCTCGACCACAAGATCCTGCGTCACCTGATCGTCGTGGACGAGGAGTGGAAGGAGCGCAACGAGGTCAGCATGGCCGAGAAGCGCCGGATCGCCTCTGCGGCGACCTCCCGTTCCCCCCGCTTCGCCGCCGTCGAGAGCCAGGAGACCGAGACGGCGGACGACTGAGACGATCGCCACCGCGGCCGGCCAGGAGCCGGCCCCGAGCAAGGAGAGTGACGCATGGCCAAGCGACCGGTGAAGGAAAAGAAGAAGCGTCCGCCGAAGAAGAAGAAGTGCTTCTTCTGCACGGAGGGCTACGTCGCCATCGACTACAAGGACGTGGACCTCATGCGCAAGATGACCACGGAGCGCGGCAAGATCTCGCCGCGCCGCAACACGGGGACCTGCCCCAAGCACCAGCGCATGCTGGCGGCGGCGGTGAAGCGGTCGCGTCAGATCGCCCTGGTCCCGTTCGTGAAGGAATACTTCCGCTAGGCCCGTCGCCGGCGGCGGCCGCCCCGGCAACGAGAACGAGTCAGCGAGAATCGAGTCAGCGGGAACGAGTCAGCGAGAGAGAGACATTGCCATGGACGTCATCCTGATCAAGAAAGCCGACAACCTCGGCGAAGCCGGCGAGACCGTGAACGTGGCGCGCGGCTACGCGCGCAACTACCTGGTCCCGCGCGGTATCGCCGTCGTCGCCGACGACAGCAACCGACGCCGCCTCGCCGAGGACGCGCGCTGGGACGACCAGCGCTCCGCCAAGGCCCGTCGCGCGGCCCAGGAGCTGGCGGCCGGCTTCGCCGACGTGTCCTGCACGATCGCCGTGCAGGCCTCCGAGGAGGAGCGCCTCTACGGCTCGGTCGGCGAGCGCGAGATCGCGCAGGCCCTGGCCGCCCAAGGCCTCGAGGTCGACCACAAGCAGATCCAGCTCGAGGAACCGATCAAGCAGCTCGGGGTTTACACGGTCCCGCTGCGGCTCCACGCCGAGGTCGAGGTCCCGATCAAGGTCTGGGTGGTGAAGGCGGAATCCTGACGGCCGAGCGGCCCAGCCAGGTGAGGACGAGCATGCGGGAACCGTCCCTGCCCGATCGCACCGACGGAGCCTGAATCATCGAGGCGGGGGGCCGGGGCATGCGCTGCCGGCCCCCTTGTCCGTAGCGGTCGGGACCGACCGCCACGCGGTGACGGGCACGGCCGCCCCGCCCTGAACGATGGCCACGCAACAGAACGGGAGCAGCGACCATGACCACTCCTCCGATCCTGCGCCGCGCCGCCGGTGTCGCCCTGCTGGCGGCGACCGCGCTGACGCTGGCGTCCTGCAGCGGCAACTCGTCCCCGGGCGTCTCCGCGAAAGGCGACCTGTTCGGCAACGGGCAGAAGGACACCTCGCCGGTCGTCGCCCGCGTGGGAGGCGTCGAGATCACGCAGAAGGACCTCGACCTCAGGTTGAAGGAGATGCCCGACGACCTCAAGGCGCAGTACGCCGACCCGGCCGAGCGCCGGCAGTTGTTGCGGCTGGTGATCGGGGAGCTGCTGCTGGCGCAGGGGGCGCTCACCTCCGACGCGATGAAGCATCCGGACGTCGTGCAGCAGCTGATCACCCAGCGGCGCTCGACGCTGATCGACGCCTACAAGGAAAAGGTGCTCTGGAAGGACCTGGAGCCGACGCCGGAACAGATCCAGCAGGAGTACGAGCTCAACAAGGCGATCTACTACCAGGTCGCGGCCACGGTGCGGGCCCGCCACATCCAGTGCAACACGAAGGCCGAGGCCGACGCCGCCTGGGCCCGCCTGCAGGCCGAGGGCAAGGCGCGGGCGTTCCCCGCCATCGTGGCCGAGATGTCGCGCAACCCGCTGTCGATCAAGGACGAGGGCCTGCTGGGCTGGTTCAACCGCGGCGGGTACATCGGCGCTCTGTCGTACGGCAGGGAGTTCAGCGAGGTCGTCTTCGACTGGGACTTCGGCCTGCACCCGCCCACGAAGATCGGCAGCCACTGGCACATCGTCGAGATCCTGGAGCGGCAGCCGGCGCGGACCCTCTCGCTCGCCGAGGTGAAGACCCGCATCGTCGACCAGCTCATGCCCGGGCTCCAGCAGGCGGCCAAGGACGAGTTCCTGGCGACCAGCCTGAAGCAGGCGCCCGTCGAGTACTTCGGCGAGTACCGCCCCGGCAGCGGCCGCTCCGCCGCGGAGCTGCTGAAGCTCGCCATGCTCGCCGCGAAATTCGAGCGCAAGCTGGAGCTCTACGACACGCTGCTCGAGGACTACCCGGAAAGCAAGGAAGCGCCGATGGCGCTGTTCATGAAGGCCAACCTGTACCTCGACGCCACCGGCGACATGTACCGGTGCCGGCGCTACCTGCAGCAGACGATCGACCTCTACCCGCAGAGCGAGGTCCGGGAGCAGGCCCAGTTCATGCTGGACAATCTGGGCAAGGTCGACTTCAAGGCGCCTCGCTCCATCCAGGAGCTGAGCACGCAGCCCCGCTGAACGGCGGGCGGCGGACGAAGGACGGCGGGGGAGCGTTGCCAGCGCTCCCCCGCTGTGTTATGACTGCGCCGCAGCGGCAACGGAGCCGCGCGCGCGGCGCGGCCGCGGCCCTCGCCGGGAGGCATGACGTGATGGAGCACAGTCGTCGCTGGGGTCGGATCCTGGTCTGGTGCCTGGTGATCGTGGCGGGCGCCTGCGCCGGCGGGGGCGGCGCCGACCGCACCGGTCGTTCCCTCTCGAGCGCCGAGCGCGATCTGGCCGGGCGACTGTTCGCGCGCCAGCAGGAGGAGCACGGCCTCGGCAACGACCGCGCCGCCCTCTCGCTGGGGCACGAGCTGATCGACCGCTACCAGGGTTTTTCGCGCCTGGACGAAGCGACGCGGCTGGCCGCCCTGTCCGCGCGCCGCCTGCACGATCCGGGCGAAGCCCTCAAGCTGACGGGCGAGTTCCTGGCGTCACGCCCCGACGCGCCGGGAGCGGCCGCGCTCCTGGACCTGCGGGCCGAACTCCTGCTGGAGGCCGGGGACGCCCCCCGCGCCGCCGAAGCTCTCGTCCTGCTCTACGATCACGCCGACACGGCGTCCGCCCGCGAGGACGCGGGGTCGCGGCTGTCCACCACGGCCGCCGCCTTGCCCGCCGACACCCTCGGCGCCCTGCGCGCCGCCCACCCTGGTTCCGGCACCCGCCCGCTGCTGGGCTACCTCTGGACCGGCAAGCTGCTGGCCGAACGCCGCGACGGCGAGGCGCGCGACGCCGTGGCCGTCCTGCGCGGCGAAGCCCCCGCCG contains:
- the rplI gene encoding 50S ribosomal protein L9, coding for MDVILIKKADNLGEAGETVNVARGYARNYLVPRGIAVVADDSNRRRLAEDARWDDQRSAKARRAAQELAAGFADVSCTIAVQASEEERLYGSVGEREIAQALAAQGLEVDHKQIQLEEPIKQLGVYTVPLRLHAEVEVPIKVWVVKAES
- the rpsF gene encoding 30S ribosomal protein S6 gives rise to the protein MKKYEIIFVLQADEPEVELEARVAKVQAFVEQHGGVITERNHWGVRQLAYQIQHETRGNYMHLRFRCGGDAIAPMDTEFRLDHKILRHLIVVDEEWKERNEVSMAEKRRIASAATSRSPRFAAVESQETETADD
- a CDS encoding aminoacyl-tRNA hydrolase produces the protein MQLVVGLGNPGERYAWTRHNLGFLVLDALAARARLRFGPVRDGCATAAGRLGAGEVVLVKPVLYMNRSGEALAARARAEGWSLQAEAPPPESAGEPGAGETAPGPPLSAFPPPSPMFPPPSPMVPPPLAVCDDIALPWGSLRLRAGGSDGGHRGLESLGRALGGTRFPRLRLGVDGSETGIPPPEWADYVLAEFSAAERAAAEDLVQDACEVLLTWLEHGLETAAGRHNRRGGRA
- a CDS encoding peptidyl-prolyl cis-trans isomerase: MTTPPILRRAAGVALLAATALTLASCSGNSSPGVSAKGDLFGNGQKDTSPVVARVGGVEITQKDLDLRLKEMPDDLKAQYADPAERRQLLRLVIGELLLAQGALTSDAMKHPDVVQQLITQRRSTLIDAYKEKVLWKDLEPTPEQIQQEYELNKAIYYQVAATVRARHIQCNTKAEADAAWARLQAEGKARAFPAIVAEMSRNPLSIKDEGLLGWFNRGGYIGALSYGREFSEVVFDWDFGLHPPTKIGSHWHIVEILERQPARTLSLAEVKTRIVDQLMPGLQQAAKDEFLATSLKQAPVEYFGEYRPGSGRSAAELLKLAMLAAKFERKLELYDTLLEDYPESKEAPMALFMKANLYLDATGDMYRCRRYLQQTIDLYPQSEVREQAQFMLDNLGKVDFKAPRSIQELSTQPR
- the rpsR gene encoding 30S ribosomal protein S18, whose product is MAKRPVKEKKKRPPKKKKCFFCTEGYVAIDYKDVDLMRKMTTERGKISPRRNTGTCPKHQRMLAAAVKRSRQIALVPFVKEYFR